One Osmerus eperlanus chromosome 2, fOsmEpe2.1, whole genome shotgun sequence genomic window, AGTCGAGAGAGCCGGGGAGAGTATCAGCTCGTAAAGCAGATGAGGGAAATTGACCCAGAAATGCACTTCAGATACTTCAGAATGTCAGCCAGTAGGTTCGACGATTTGGTCCACCGCATCCGTCCCTACATCCAGCGTGCCAGCACCCACTCATCACCTGTTACTGTAGCAGAGAGGTTGGCCGTCACACTCCGTATCCTGGCTAGTGGGGGCTCACAACAGAGTGTGGCTGCTAGCTACCGACTAGGGTCGGCCACAGTCTCAAGCATCGTGTCCGAAGTTTGCCAGGCCATACACATGGCACTGAAAGATGAGTTCATCCCCTACCCATCCAGAGCTGGGTTCCAGGAGATATCAAGGGATTTCTGGCGGATGTGGAACTTCCCCAACTGCATCGGTTGCATTGACGGGAAGCATGTGCAGATCAAAGCCCCTCCATCCGCCGGCAGCGAATATGTCAATTATAAGGGAACACACTCCGTGGTGTTGATGGCAGTTTGCGATGCCCAGTACCGATTCACCATGCTGGACGTTGGAGCCTACGGGAGGCAGAGCGATGGGGGGATTTTTCAAGCCAGTCGGTTTGGGCACGGGCTTCTCCAGGGGACACTCGATCTTCCTCCGCCAGACGATCTTCCTGGAAGTACAGTGCCTATCCCACACACCTTTTTGGGAGATGCTGCTTTCCCCCTACACGCAAATCTGATGCGTCCCTACGGTAAGATTCCTGTTGTTACTGGCCTCACGTTGAaggcacacaacacagcacCTCGTGAGGCTCTTCTGATTGTGCACCGGTAAAACTATCCTGACGGCAACAATTAAATAATTCCCAATAAGTCGCAAGCGGAACGAAAAATTGGTTCCTCCTTTTCCTATGGTTTAGGCTAAATAATAGGAAATTACTTGACAGGAAATGTATTACTTATTTATTCAAATGATTATGCTGAACATTTACCTATTTATTGACCCTTAAACCCAAATATGGACTGAAATATTCTCTAATAAATCTCTAAATATGAGAGTTGCCTCTGACGAAAATCACACAAAGCATTGTGTCTCTTGTCTAATACTTCTATATGCAGGTACCAATCTTGATGAAGGTAAAAAAATCTATAACTTCAGGCACTCAAGAGCCAGGAGGGTGATCGAAAACCCATTTGGAATAATGTCTGCGCGATGGAGGGTCCTAGGTCGGCCCATCGAGTTCCATCCAAAGAAGGTGGTTGATGTGGTCAATGCCTGTGCGGCTCTCCACAACTACCTGTGTTACACAGACGCTGCAAACTCCTTGGCCACTAGGTATTATTATAAATTCAGGTGTAATAGCAGCAACAGGAATCAAATAGGAATCAAAGATCTTTAAAAGTCTAGCCTTGTTATACTTATATAATCCAACTCATCACcctgtataatgtgtgtttgtacatattTCATCTGTCAGGTATATCCCACCAAACTTTACTGACACAGTGTCAGCAGCTCAGGAGATCCAGCCAGGGGAGTGGAGACTGGGGTTGCCGGGGACAATAACCTCATGGATATTGGGCGTCTGTCAAACGCGAGGGCATCCCAAGCTGCCGTTGCCACCAGGGATGACCTCAAGATGTTTTTTCAATCAACACAGGGTCAGGTACCCTGGCAGCTTGACCACATCAGAAGAGGTCTCCTCAATCCCCACCCGCCACAACAATAActgcaataataaataataatatactgcaataataaataataatatacatCTCATCaaaatctttgatttctttttttattgtgaGACTACTCCTCTGTATTTTGCCCTGCTTGCTCCATCTCAAATAGGAGTTTGTGTATGGCAAACTTTGCTTCGCTCTTCTTCTGTGGAGGCAGTTTTTGGAGCATGCTGGCCACCATGTTGCCAAAAACTGTCCTCATTCTCTGCtctggcctgtctctcctcccggaTCCTCCgtagctcctccagcctctccaggaTTGCCTCTTCTGAGCCTTTCGTCTTTCGGCGCTGAGATGGCTGTGAAGGAGCTGGCCGTGTAGAATCTGGCTGTGTAGAAGCTGGCTGTGTAGAAGCTGGCTGTGTAGAAGCTGGCTGTGTAGAAGCTGGCTGTGTAAAAGCTGGCTGTGTAGAAGCTGGCTGTGATGAAGCTGGTTCTGCTGTGCTGGTCCCAGAGAAGATTGCATCCAAGTCTTCCCTGTTAATAGTTTCTTCATTCTCTGACTAGGAGGCAATGgaaaatattgtaaaatgtCAAGCCTTAATTCATAAGCATTGTACAGGCTATTGAATACCACATTGAGAGGAAATGTAATTTTGGTATGATTCCAATCATTTCGAGCATTGTGCCTCATTTCAGATTGCTTAGATGTGTATTTAAAGGGTAAACAAACTAGTAGCTTCAATGTTGCTGCCCCTGCCATATGTAATGTTTGACTGCAGCATTATGACACAATCATAATACTCACTGTCTCCGGAAAGTTTGTCATGGTGTTGTTGGTGAGCCTGACAAAGTCGTGCATCCATGAGAGGCTTATATAAATGTCGGGGACACACTTTCCTCCGGCATCGCCGCTTCTCCCCGCCATCCTCTTTTTTGCCTTGTTATACCTGTACACGTACATGCTACTATTATGAGTGACCtttattaaaataacaacactatctataatagctattttatttgtattctgACTGTTGTTAGCTTCATTAGCCACCACCAGGAGGATTTTAACGTTAGCTCTACCTGTCACGCAGTTTCTTCCACCGGGCCTTGCACTCCACTACTGTCAAGCCAATCGTTTGCGAAATCTCCCCCCATGAATGTACTAGCACTTGATGATCTTTATAAAAtggggcgcgaagggcgtctcgccctgggtgtaattcaatgtagaaccacCACTGATTACTGTCAAGCTTGAAATGAATAACGGTCGCGCACAATCTAACCGTTATTTTGATAACGCACCAATATGGAACGCTCCTCAGCATAATTGTAAACAGGTGTACAGTTACTTTTTGagtgcgcactaatatggaacgctTCCCTTTTAAGGTAAATGTAAAAAGGCGCACAGTACTTTATCGCTCAATAATGCACACCCCGGAACtccctctcaaccaatcagaatgcttgatttcatccacccgtattataattgacgatattgaacacagatgttaagaaacttgtctttactcttaATATCTTCTCCATTtacaatttgaagcagtaaatctaacacagtaggaaatctcccacgacatccactggctctgctttgactacaaatcccagctaacacatgacctTGCCGCGACggatacgttatttttggtcccgtggacaacgttgccgcgacgtcgtagcaacgttataaagtgaaggttgccagttggtgccatggacaacgttgccgcgacgtcttACCTTGGTCGGTTGGATacgttaattttggtaccatgcgTTACGTTGCTGTTATATGGAACGCCAACTGTGCCAAAACGTCTGAATTGTCgttcgtgtacagacgttacatTTGTATGGAACACCAACTGTGCCAAAACTTCTGAATTGTCGTTTGTGTACAGACGTTACATTTTAACATGTACAGACGTGGCcgtttttaacgtctgtacacgttttgacgtctgtacacggcCGTTTTTAACGCCTGTACAGACGCCATGGCAACGAGTGTTTGCTGGAGCAGAGGTCGACTGCTTCAATCTGAAGTGGTTGATGAAATGCTTTTGCTCATTAGCGAGTTAATTCGGGAAGCCAACGATTAGCAACAACAACCTGGTAATGTACTCGTCATATTTAGACATGATCTGAAGAAGCAAGATTCAAAACACGATGCCTAACATTTTTCTCTTGAACTGCAGTTGCTCCTGGTTTCACCGTACCTCAAATgggaggacagactggaggaaggcCGGTTTACCAAATCGCCCAAGAGCAGTTGCAGATGTTGTTGTcctttaaccttttaaggagtgagttctaaatattaccgacgcttccaccagagtgagttatttttccaaaacagaagctagctagttttagttagcttccgttacctagcaacctagcataatactcgtagcaatgctactacctgctagtgttacttgttagcctcctaattgtaaattttgaagccatactatagcgtttgtcatatagtttttgtctatcggaaaatagtctgttggaatgttcagaatcacacgtgtgacggtactctgtggggcccgctttcgaacgatcacatgtgtgacgctactccttaacgggttaaaaatcctgtaaagtaaattccatgttttgcttctaagaacattatatacgtgtgaaatgagttcctgaaagcatgtgcaaagcgctaaaattttgtcgcactgaaatgtggagttaacgGAAGAACATTTTCTCTTCCGTttacagatcaggttttaatgggcggagccaaaaaatgccctatctacgtcatttcgctccatctacgtcagatcactgaatggctcctcctgctgtactgttattgtagcttacatcagctagctagctagcttcaggatgtctcccaccacccgcaactgcatcttccctggatgcaagaactccagctgcgctgcaacgccatttaagttccctgttgataatgaaaggaaaaataggtggatagattttgtgaagagccacgctcatggaaagttTCGGATAAACTCGAACAGCCgactctgcgccactgaccatttcacggcggacagttttaacatggaccagagacagacggggttcaccaacacacggcttctcttgcagcgcggagccgtaccgagcatcgccccccggccgttcatcctccggtcgcacctggaccatccacctccgccagcagttcatcactcagttctgtgtgcttgtagcatgattatactagataacttttccagaggtatctctgctataattagtgcaaaccgctaacttgatattaggctactcggtgtagaatgatggtattttggtgaaatggtagctaatgtgctagaagtagttggagagctcactgtctgctgtctctgctgtaatgtttactcctgtgttacagctcgggggaatatttcatttatatgcatctgtatgtttcactcattgaacaaatacattctaattctatactgttttgttcggcttgacgtagcgtccattatctgggtcgtaggtagcttacttgagagaggcggagccttccagcgagggggccgagcttcagttccttcaggcgacacgcccccccagtctcgaacagagaagactgatgattttcttaccatttcaaagcctaatttaacatacttgtcggtgttttttttttcatgcgaatttggatgggtagttaataatacattattctgtggtgtggtgaacttgaaactcgtttttaattccactttgcaGGATCTTTAATTTCTCTGCTAAACAGATTGCGGAGATCTTGGGTGTCTCAAGAAGAACAGTGAACCGACGGTTACGGTATGTGTCAATTGAAGGACTAGTTCAGGACAGATCTGAATAATGTAACCCCTTTCTCACTGAGCCATACacaattttctttttctttacaAAGACAAAAACACTGCAGAATTACCCTTTCTATACATTTCATAAAGAAATCGATATACTGTGATAGAACTCTTTCATATCCCATATCTTTGGAGAAAATGTCATGCGCATGTACCACATAGCTGCCTTGTCACAGTTCCTTAAAcgcattgtttttttttagagTTACTACTAGGGATGAATGTTATTTTTTTTTAGCTAAGTTCTAATGTGTTTACATTGTCTTCCATAGACAGTACAAATTTCTCTTTTAGAGGTCGCTACAGGGATCTAACAGATGATGCTCTTGATCTGAAGGTGCTGCTATTCGGAGTATGTCCCACAGGCTTCGGAGGAGAATATATCGAGTGGCAGAGTCAATTTTGCTGTGGCATCTTGATGGCAACCACAAGCTCATAAAGTAAGTGGCTTGTTTTAATGTGATTTGTTCATTTACCCTAactgtgtccctgtgtccctAGCCAATGACAAGCTGATTATTTTATGAGTTTTGAATTGAAAATGAGATTTTCTGCTTCACATGAATGCAATAGAGGTTAGGACTTTTCTTTCTATTAAACGCCCAACATGTTGCACAGAAATGTATACAAATCATTTTAGCTGCATTCAAgccatttatatattttttgttatttataAAATAAGATGTGCAAGTGAAATATTTTATTTTCCCTTCCTTCATCTCTTAGGTGGAGGATTGTAATCCATGGAGGTCCACTGGTGGTTTTCCTGAAGGCTTCTAACAACAACAGAAGTGACTTTGTAATGGACCTGTTTTCGGAAGCAGTCGCCCAGTTTGGTGTCCCATCCAGAGTCAGATGTGACTATGGAGGGGAAAACAACGCCATTTGTCTCTTCATGGATGTCTTCCGAGGATCAACCCGAGGGAGTGCTTTAAGAGGGATGAGCACTCATAATCAACGCATTGAAAGACTGTGGGGCGATGTCTGGAGAGGcatgacaaaaaaaacacaaggtcctacgtagtgtggtcaggtctgctgagtttATCATCGGCAGGCCACCACTAGCCACTTTACATTGATGcatttctcactagtcactttacacactgtcactttcagctactggtttcactatcagcaatattgcagtaactgtaccccacttgtcttaggttagtataggtctaaagttagtataggtcattatctgtattagaggtctaatatattgtatactattttgtatatttaggaggtttataatttgttattatcatttttcttttagcttatcatagatgtaatctaagtacttattatgttatgccaggttgctttgcattgtcttgtcccaaaaatgtcagtgcccagtctgactttgtggtgttctgtgtacctgacaataagACTTGAAACAGATGTGTACCACTCCTTGTTTACATATCTATAGAGAAAATGAAGGAATCATTATTGCCAACAACGAAAGGAATCTTTGGGCTCTTCACTTCGTTTACCTGCCTCGTATAAAACGTGACCTTGGATTGTTTTGCAATCAATGGAATCACCACCTACTGAGGACTGCCAGATACATGTCCCCATATCAGATTGTTGTGCAAGGTTGTCTTGACACAACAGTTGCAACATCAGACTGGTATCCAAGGTATATTCTGAGCAGCCAGTTCCAGGGGGTGGCCGACTAGGGGGCGGCTGCACTTGCCTTTGACTGGCTACAAAGAGTTGTGGTTCCCCTAAACCAATTTCAACCTAGTGGCGAACAGTTGGAACACCTCAGGCAACACACAATCCTTTgggtggagatagagacagTTTGGCAACTGATCAGGTCCTCAATGTCCTGTGTTAAATACAGTGCAAACACACATCATTTAACTGTTGTAATCACATTGTCAATAGGCCTTGGAATGAGTAAGCAGTCTCAATCAcgtcaatgtaataaagatgagcAGACGAAATacaattttgtgtgtgtttaatgttatTGCATTATGTAACTATGAAAATAGGATACATGTAGGACGAACAATATTCAGCCCTCCCAACGGATCAGCAGATCACATACATAACAAATTCAAAGATGAGTATCATGCCTTTGAAATCCATACATTTAAACTAGTGGTGgtcatagattttttttttaatctagattaatctcactgtcattttggcgttaatctagattaatatggctcatttgaattcagccgaaggcattcagaatatgtgtgctacccaaataatgactaaaagtaagtctttgagaacgggtttctcaagccaggtggcgcattagaccaggagctcatctcctgtttccaaaatgcatcacaaactgcttgagaaagctgttctagtatgataattggtgatgaaaataaattatgttcaataagatgtacttgtgtttattaactgtttattagattagttagcttggctgatagagctgtgctgacgggcttgcctcggttgcactcaaacatcgtagtttgacgacgactcttcccctgcgctacatcagtgcttggcccggcatcttccgcattagctaagggatgctttgcggttaggtggtatttgagactggaagaacacCTACAgcaaactaattccgcatagcacaaggtgcaaacaaccttagtcttgtcgaggtttccattgggaagcttcttaaaaatacattttccctgaagccaaCCAGGTGGCTTCAtaactgcatccatgttagcacgtcacgtttgatgtgataatttcataggcatacacacaggctcgaagactcgttctcgccccctacagtgcaattcggctaggtatacatccgcgctaaaatatcaaggtgacgcagctcccaacccaactttgagaatagattaacggcaatatttgttttatcgccgataagagtcgaaGCGCGTTaccgccgataacggcccaccactaatttaaacagaacaaaatacattcatgtgttcatgtaaaataaaattaatttaCGACTACATTTAGCCCTCCCCAAACTGATCCGCAGAACCTATTCTAACCTATTCCAAGCTCCACCTTTCTTTTAAAGTTGTCATAAGTCTGGCCCACATGTAAGTATAGCACCAGCGCGCACGTGTTTGCCTTTGGGAACGTGGCCAGTCCATCTTCTGGGTAGAGAAAGGCGAGCTCTGGCTGTACCGGAAATATGCATTATATAcatgttataataataataattaagccTCTATAGTGCATAGGCGAATTAATTCCTAGTCAAGTCAATAGCCTATATTTTGCTGTAGCCTTGTTTTGTGGTGTGTTTGGCCTCCGACAGTTCAGAAAAAAGCAGAGAACGGATGTTTAAATGTACAGTGCATTATATACACTGCATAATATACTAACCCCCTTGGTTTAGAATATTAAGCTAGGCCTACATAATCTAAATTGACCAACTTTAGGCATTTCATAAACAACGTGTTCAACTTTATGCATAAATGTATGTGTACccgagtgggtacccccacaccaaatatgggacacCTTCGACTGTAGCGGGCGCCACTGGCCACGCcctaaagtccgattttcaaagtgatggcatttacaccccattgctccaattcatctgaaacttggtgtacatgcctcatttctcatggggaacaaaaaagcctcaaggacccataaggtccgccatgatggattttcctgtacagtgataatttgggaaaaccttcaaaattcctcttctcttaaaCCAAAGatctaattgacttgaaattttgtaCAAATAAGTATCATTGATGTATgatttacttaaggcaattgaatcaaatacaaaatggctgaaagaggtgtatttatgtaaatgtacacattgcctcaatttctttgtgtcaataaatcaaatataattttgactgatggtttttcaaacctaatagggttcaagatgacatcactctgaagtaccataaacaatttcaccttggtatgtcaaaatatgattgaattagagctgtttcaaccttggctgaatctaacaatgcttaccacaggagaaacagcttactttttcatacagtaactgaacatgacaatattcaacactgagaatagctcaatgggcttggacggtgacctgcaaagtataaggttgtaggtttgaatccagccacagtgtttGAGCCTGTCTTAAATTTGAATATCTGTTTATAACTGGATGACAttgttctgaagtaccatgcacaatttcaccttgatatgtcaaaagagaTGTTTAAACAGAATCGAACAATCCATGCTACAGGAGGAACAgcttcctttttttgtacagtaactgacaACGTAGTGTCAtccttgagggtagctcaatgggttgaaacggtgtcgtgcaaggtcacaggttcgaatccaggcacagtctattggcctgtcataatttgtattacttgtttagttacaCAGGCAGACATCGTTCTGAAATACCTGCGCAATTTCatgtcaccttgaaatgtcaaccgtttcttaacctttgtcccaaagctgaccaaaaactaatactcatatcacgcag contains:
- the LOC134013131 gene encoding putative nuclease HARBI1; amino-acid sequence: MVTLLTLCSLGDQSKKMAAANFEREGERGVGGIIETMSVEEEFDLLEEEELLTELLLAREQGHRRERRWCVRPLNRSRESRGEYQLVKQMREIDPEMHFRYFRMSASRFDDLVHRIRPYIQRASTHSSPVTVAERLAVTLRILASGGSQQSVAASYRLGSATVSSIVSEVCQAIHMALKDEFIPYPSRAGFQEISRDFWRMWNFPNCIGCIDGKHVQIKAPPSAGSEYVNYKGTHSVVLMAVCDAQYRFTMLDVGAYGRQSDGGIFQASRFGHGLLQGTLDLPPPDDLPGSTVPIPHTFLGDAAFPLHANLMRPYGTNLDEGKKIYNFRHSRARRVIENPFGIMSARWRVLGRPIEFHPKKVVDVVNACAALHNYLCYTDAANSLATRYIPPNFTDTVSAAQEIQPGEWRLGLPGTITSWILGVCQTRGHPKLPLPPGMTSRCFFNQHRVRYPGSLTTSEEVSSIPTRHNNNCNNK